In Chryseobacterium gotjawalense, the following are encoded in one genomic region:
- the guaA gene encoding glutamine-hydrolyzing GMP synthase has product MQNGIIILDFGSQYNQLIGRRIREMGVYSEVLPFNTPLAEILEREPSGIILSGGPSSVNAENASLVDKALFELNIPVLGICYGMQLTTHLLGGKVKKGEKGEYGKAKLQIQKSNALLSGVSRFSTVWMSHFDEVETLPEGFVINGMTDVISAISNESKKIYCVQFHPEVSHTEEGTRMMENFVFNICKSPKNWKLTNYIDTTIAEIKEKVGDQKVILGLSGGVDSSVAAVLIHKAIGDQLQCIFVDTGLLRKDEGKKVMENYGEHFNLKIKMIDASERFLSKLKGVSDPEQKRKVIGNEFVAVFDEESHKIEGAKFLAQGTIYPDVIESQSVKGPSSVIKSHHNVGGLPEEMDFELLEPLRELFKDEVRKVGEELGIPHHLVHRHPFPGPGLGIRILGEVDEDKVRILQEADDIFIGELYKNDLYDKVSQAFVVLLPVKSVGVMGDERTYEYTAVVRSANTTDFMTATWSRLPYEFLDTISNRIINEVRGINRVAYDISSKPPATIEWE; this is encoded by the coding sequence ATGCAAAACGGAATCATCATCCTCGATTTTGGATCACAATACAATCAACTCATCGGACGAAGAATTCGTGAAATGGGCGTTTATTCAGAAGTCCTTCCTTTTAATACCCCTTTAGCAGAAATATTAGAGCGGGAGCCTTCAGGAATAATTCTTTCCGGCGGACCAAGTTCAGTAAACGCTGAAAATGCCAGTTTAGTAGATAAAGCACTTTTCGAACTAAATATTCCTGTCCTTGGAATCTGTTACGGAATGCAGCTGACGACTCATTTATTGGGTGGCAAAGTGAAAAAAGGAGAGAAGGGAGAATATGGAAAAGCCAAACTTCAAATTCAAAAATCAAACGCTTTACTTTCTGGCGTAAGTCGCTTCTCTACCGTTTGGATGAGCCATTTCGACGAAGTGGAAACACTTCCCGAAGGTTTTGTTATCAACGGAATGACCGATGTGATTTCTGCAATTTCCAACGAATCGAAGAAAATCTATTGTGTGCAATTTCACCCCGAAGTTTCTCATACCGAAGAAGGTACCAGAATGATGGAGAACTTCGTCTTCAATATCTGCAAATCACCAAAAAACTGGAAGCTTACCAATTATATCGACACAACTATTGCGGAAATTAAAGAAAAAGTCGGTGATCAAAAAGTAATTCTCGGACTTTCCGGTGGGGTAGATTCTTCTGTGGCAGCCGTTTTAATCCATAAAGCGATTGGCGATCAGTTGCAATGTATCTTCGTTGATACGGGACTTTTAAGAAAAGATGAAGGCAAAAAAGTAATGGAAAATTACGGCGAACATTTCAATTTAAAAATTAAAATGATTGATGCTTCAGAAAGATTCTTGTCTAAATTGAAAGGCGTTTCAGATCCCGAACAAAAACGAAAAGTAATCGGTAACGAATTTGTGGCAGTTTTTGATGAAGAATCCCATAAAATTGAAGGAGCAAAATTTTTAGCCCAAGGAACTATTTACCCAGATGTCATCGAAAGTCAGAGTGTAAAAGGACCGTCTTCTGTAATTAAATCTCACCATAATGTGGGCGGGCTTCCCGAAGAAATGGATTTTGAATTGCTGGAGCCTTTGCGTGAACTCTTTAAAGATGAGGTTCGTAAAGTAGGCGAGGAGCTCGGTATTCCTCATCATTTGGTCCACCGTCATCCGTTCCCAGGACCGGGATTGGGAATCAGAATTTTGGGCGAAGTAGATGAAGATAAAGTAAGAATTCTTCAGGAAGCTGATGATATATTTATCGGAGAATTATATAAAAATGATTTATACGATAAAGTTTCCCAGGCATTTGTCGTTTTACTTCCTGTAAAATCTGTCGGAGTAATGGGCGACGAAAGAACCTATGAATACACTGCGGTTGTTCGTTCTGCCAATACCACCGATTTTATGACCGCAACCTGGAGCAGACTTCCGTACGAATTTTTGGATACCATTTCCAATCGCATTATCAATGAAGTTCGCGGGATTAACCGTGTTGCTTATGATATTTCCAGCAAACCACCAGCGACGATCGAGTGGGAGTAA
- a CDS encoding ABC1 kinase family protein — protein sequence MFDKQQRKFKRSAKLISIFSKYGFKDILARMNLSKNNEPSVDENEIVLTNSVYERIRMALEELGPTFVKLGQTFSSREDLLPPELIVELQKLQDRVEEVDLNLKEILELEFNISPNEYFREIQKKPMATASIAQVYKAVLNDGSEVILKVKKPNVQENIQDDLLLIHDLIKVITTYSDIGARLNLKSAVSTFEKSLLEEISLTSEKNNIQQFALNFKNNKETYIPKIYEEFCSNNILCMEFIDGIKITNKQELLDNGIDPVKISEVGLRVFVSQILDYGFFHADPHAGNVLVKKDGKIVFIDFGAVGKIQPNDKEILEQLIVAFVSKNAAKIVKYLKKMAVSYEIPDDKAFQNDVEEVLNFVHSGSLKNIDVPKLVGKMIHTLKNNRINMPDYLYLLLKGISLIEGVGRSINPDLDIVKSLKPFTKKIIFNKISPKKLVKSGSEKLLELSENLEEIPKELRSLLQKLDENKFTITSEIKNIDKTHQIIKSSIVNLILAMVLCANIIAAAILWNSQSAFNVGDIPLLIILNSVLSVVLMIVIFLRLLKR from the coding sequence ATGTTTGATAAACAGCAAAGAAAATTTAAGCGGTCCGCAAAATTAATTTCTATTTTCAGCAAATATGGGTTCAAAGATATTTTAGCCAGAATGAATCTTTCGAAAAACAATGAACCTTCTGTCGATGAAAATGAAATCGTGCTGACCAATTCCGTTTATGAAAGAATAAGAATGGCTTTGGAGGAATTGGGACCTACTTTTGTGAAATTGGGTCAAACGTTTTCTAGCCGCGAAGATTTGTTGCCTCCGGAACTAATTGTAGAATTGCAGAAACTTCAGGACAGAGTCGAAGAAGTCGATTTGAATCTGAAAGAGATTTTAGAGCTTGAATTCAATATTTCGCCGAACGAATATTTTCGGGAAATTCAGAAAAAACCTATGGCCACGGCCTCGATTGCGCAAGTCTATAAAGCGGTTTTGAATGACGGTTCAGAAGTTATTCTAAAAGTTAAAAAACCGAATGTTCAGGAAAACATTCAGGATGATTTATTGCTGATTCACGATTTGATAAAAGTGATTACAACCTATTCCGACATTGGAGCGAGACTCAATTTAAAGAGCGCCGTTTCTACCTTCGAAAAATCTTTGTTGGAAGAAATTTCTTTAACCAGTGAAAAGAATAATATCCAACAGTTTGCGCTCAACTTTAAAAATAATAAAGAAACATATATCCCGAAAATTTATGAGGAGTTTTGCAGTAACAATATCCTTTGCATGGAATTTATTGATGGAATAAAAATCACCAATAAACAAGAGCTTTTAGACAATGGAATTGATCCGGTGAAAATTTCGGAAGTTGGTTTGCGCGTCTTTGTTTCCCAGATTTTAGATTACGGATTTTTTCACGCAGATCCTCATGCAGGCAATGTTTTGGTGAAGAAAGACGGTAAAATAGTTTTCATTGATTTCGGTGCCGTCGGAAAAATTCAGCCCAATGATAAAGAAATTCTGGAACAATTAATTGTGGCATTTGTGTCGAAGAATGCCGCGAAGATTGTTAAATATTTGAAAAAAATGGCGGTGAGTTATGAGATTCCGGATGACAAAGCTTTTCAAAATGATGTGGAAGAGGTTCTCAATTTTGTGCACAGCGGTTCTCTGAAAAACATTGATGTTCCGAAATTGGTCGGTAAAATGATCCATACGTTGAAGAATAACCGAATCAATATGCCGGATTATTTATACCTGCTTTTGAAAGGGATTAGTTTAATAGAAGGAGTTGGCAGAAGCATTAATCCGGATTTAGATATTGTAAAGAGCCTCAAGCCTTTCACAAAAAAAATAATATTTAATAAAATTTCACCGAAAAAACTCGTGAAATCAGGCTCTGAGAAACTCTTGGAGCTCAGTGAGAATTTAGAAGAAATCCCAAAAGAATTGCGCTCACTTCTACAAAAGTTAGATGAAAATAAATTTACCATTACCAGCGAAATTAAAAATATTGACAAAACGCATCAAATCATAAAATCCAGTATTGTCAATCTTATTTTAGCCATGGTATTGTGTGCCAATATAATTGCTGCGGCGATTCTCTGGAATTCACAAAGTGCTTTTAATGTTGGAGATATCCCGCTTTTGATTATCTTAAACTCTGTACTTTCAGTTGTTCTAATGATTGTCATTTTTTTAAGATTACTAAAAAGATAG
- a CDS encoding DEAD/DEAH box helicase, which yields MEKMTFADFDLPEKILDVLADSNLFEPTPIQQKTLSPILSGRDVMGIAQTGTGKTLAYLLPVLKTWKYNKTGNPTVLILVPTRELVVQVAGIVEHLTQNITARVIGIYGGKNIKTQKLLFADGCDILVGTPGRVMDLAIDNAISLKEVQKLIIDEFDEMLNLGFKAQLTHIFQMMKEKRQNILFSATMTEAVDALLYEYFSGPMEISLAKSGTPLEKIEQIGYKVENFNTKINLLQHLLQTDKDFSKVLIFCNNKKHADLLYTKIEELFPDQFDVIHSNKSQNYRLNAMKSFESQEVRGLITTDIMARGLDISDITHVINFEIPEVPEQYIHRIGRTGRADKNGIAVSFVTKNEESQLLDIEILMDKSVIIKEFPAEVKINPVKIASEKDEVVMKNAHTVKLEDGGGAFHEKKDKNKKENWGGPHARKIPKKIGANRAQEKAKSKAKKKK from the coding sequence ATGGAAAAAATGACCTTTGCCGATTTCGATCTTCCCGAAAAAATTCTTGATGTTTTAGCAGATTCTAATTTATTTGAACCGACACCGATTCAACAGAAAACCCTGAGCCCGATTCTTTCAGGACGGGACGTGATGGGAATTGCGCAAACCGGGACCGGAAAAACTTTGGCATATCTCCTTCCGGTTCTTAAAACCTGGAAATATAATAAAACAGGCAACCCAACAGTGCTTATTCTTGTTCCAACCCGTGAACTGGTCGTTCAGGTTGCAGGAATTGTTGAACATTTAACCCAAAATATTACCGCCAGGGTCATCGGGATTTACGGTGGAAAAAATATTAAAACTCAAAAATTACTTTTTGCAGATGGTTGTGATATCCTCGTAGGAACTCCCGGAAGAGTGATGGATTTGGCGATTGACAATGCGATTTCTTTAAAAGAAGTACAGAAATTAATCATCGATGAATTTGATGAAATGCTGAATCTGGGTTTCAAAGCGCAATTGACGCATATCTTCCAAATGATGAAAGAAAAAAGACAGAATATTCTTTTTTCTGCGACCATGACCGAAGCCGTAGATGCTTTGCTCTACGAATATTTTTCCGGCCCGATGGAAATTTCATTGGCGAAATCAGGAACGCCGCTTGAAAAAATTGAACAGATTGGTTATAAAGTGGAAAACTTTAATACCAAAATTAATTTGCTGCAACATCTTTTACAAACAGATAAAGACTTTTCGAAAGTTCTTATTTTCTGTAATAATAAGAAACATGCCGATTTACTTTATACTAAAATCGAAGAATTATTCCCGGATCAGTTTGACGTTATTCACTCCAATAAATCACAGAATTACCGTTTGAATGCGATGAAAAGTTTCGAATCGCAGGAAGTTCGCGGTTTGATTACCACCGATATTATGGCGCGTGGTTTAGATATTTCTGATATTACCCACGTTATTAATTTTGAAATCCCGGAAGTTCCAGAACAATACATCCACAGAATTGGTAGAACCGGTCGTGCAGATAAAAATGGTATTGCCGTTTCTTTTGTGACTAAAAATGAAGAAAGCCAATTATTAGATATTGAAATTTTAATGGACAAGTCGGTAATCATCAAAGAATTCCCGGCTGAAGTTAAAATCAATCCTGTGAAAATCGCTTCTGAAAAAGATGAAGTGGTGATGAAAAATGCCCATACTGTAAAGCTTGAAGATGGTGGTGGCGCATTTCACGAGAAAAAAGACAAGAACAAAAAAGAAAACTGGGGTGGCCCTCACGCAAGAAAGATTCCGAAAAAAATTGGAGCCAACCGCGCACAGGAAAAAGCAAAATCAAAAGCCAAGAAAAAGAAATAA
- the rpsO gene encoding 30S ribosomal protein S15 has translation MYLTTDKKKEIFGKHGKSDTDTGSAEGQVALFTYRINHLSGHLKRNHKDYATERSLVLLVGKRKALLDYLKKKDINRYRAIIAELGLRK, from the coding sequence ATGTACTTAACAACTGACAAGAAGAAAGAAATCTTCGGAAAACATGGAAAGTCTGATACAGACACTGGAAGCGCAGAGGGACAGGTTGCCCTTTTCACTTACAGAATTAACCACCTTTCAGGTCACCTGAAAAGAAACCACAAAGACTACGCAACAGAGCGTTCTTTAGTACTTTTAGTAGGAAAAAGAAAAGCACTTTTAGATTATCTTAAGAAAAAAGATATTAATCGTTACAGAGCTATTATTGCAGAACTTGGTTTAAGAAAATAA
- a CDS encoding pyruvate decarboxylase, which yields MSAQIGLLSRDTKIQQILYFNPEVFPDIEEIKEPTYSAFFSALSDQLSSSKSTKLLRVDYNIPYDDAETKLISEFCENNNAQYAVVPKVKYFKVGFGKYVFSNQVIVSMKIYSSTGELLAETSYDTYKKNGRLLGSAENSIKIGTTGALKNINKILRKKYRSTANASVQFDIFPENQFSYN from the coding sequence GTGTCTGCACAGATTGGTTTGTTGAGTAGAGACACCAAAATTCAGCAGATTCTTTATTTCAATCCTGAAGTTTTCCCTGATATTGAAGAAATAAAAGAACCCACTTATTCCGCTTTTTTCTCAGCACTGTCCGATCAGTTAAGTTCTTCTAAAAGTACCAAGTTGCTGCGGGTAGATTATAATATTCCTTATGACGATGCAGAAACAAAGCTGATTAGTGAATTTTGTGAAAATAATAATGCCCAATATGCGGTAGTTCCGAAAGTGAAATATTTTAAAGTAGGATTTGGGAAATATGTTTTTTCTAATCAGGTGATTGTAAGCATGAAAATTTACAGTTCGACTGGTGAATTACTCGCAGAGACTTCCTATGATACCTACAAAAAGAACGGTCGCCTCTTGGGTTCTGCAGAAAATTCCATAAAAATAGGAACCACCGGTGCCCTAAAAAATATCAATAAAATTCTTCGTAAAAAGTACCGTTCTACAGCGAACGCTTCGGTCCAATTCGATATTTTCCCGGAAAATCAGTTTTCTTATAATTAA
- a CDS encoding single-stranded DNA-binding protein, producing MSLRNKITLVGRTGKDVEIVQFENGKLARVSLATTDHYTNAMGEKVEETQWHNLVCSGKTADIMEKYVEKGKEIAVEGKIVYRNYDDKEGQKRYITEVRVLELLLLGSR from the coding sequence ATGTCACTAAGAAACAAGATTACCCTAGTGGGTAGGACAGGAAAAGACGTAGAAATTGTACAATTTGAAAACGGAAAGTTGGCCAGAGTAAGTTTGGCAACTACCGATCATTACACCAATGCCATGGGTGAAAAAGTAGAAGAAACACAATGGCACAACCTGGTCTGTAGCGGAAAAACTGCAGATATTATGGAAAAATACGTCGAAAAAGGAAAGGAAATCGCCGTGGAAGGAAAGATCGTATATCGGAACTATGATGATAAAGAAGGCCAGAAACGCTACATTACGGAAGTTCGGGTTTTAGAACTTTTACTTCTGGGTAGTAGATAG
- a CDS encoding HRDC domain-containing protein, protein MKIQIFKIRLSDEFIYNDQKRLDRFLQQNNILKYETAFVKDEESYWSVVLYFEELELQINEPKSERYSVEKEVELSIDEIKILDSLKLWRSEKAKDQKLPVYFIATNKELFSIAKYKPAKKEELLDIKGFGKHKIENYGQEIIEILETV, encoded by the coding sequence ATGAAAATTCAAATATTTAAAATCAGATTATCAGATGAATTCATTTATAATGATCAAAAAAGGCTCGACCGTTTTCTTCAGCAAAACAACATTCTGAAGTACGAAACCGCTTTTGTAAAAGACGAAGAAAGTTATTGGTCTGTCGTTCTTTATTTCGAAGAATTGGAATTGCAGATCAATGAACCGAAATCTGAAAGATACAGTGTAGAAAAGGAAGTAGAGCTCTCCATAGATGAAATAAAAATTCTCGACTCGCTCAAATTATGGCGGTCGGAAAAAGCAAAAGATCAAAAACTGCCGGTTTATTTTATCGCAACCAATAAAGAACTCTTCTCAATTGCGAAATACAAACCTGCCAAAAAAGAAGAGTTGCTAGACATCAAAGGTTTCGGTAAACATAAAATCGAAAACTACGGCCAAGAAATTATTGAGATTTTAGAAACCGTTTAA
- a CDS encoding GNAT family N-acetyltransferase, with product METIIRKIQKSDNDALAIIIRSCFHDFEVPTPGTVYEDAATDHLYELFSKENSALFVAELDGKLCGCCGIFPTVGLPEKCGELVKFYIHQDFRGKGLGKKLMEKSIEFAKKSGYQSIYIESLPEFSTAVSIYEKQGFTYLEKPLGNSGHSGCNLWMIKHF from the coding sequence ATGGAAACTATTATTAGAAAAATTCAGAAATCAGATAATGACGCTTTGGCAATAATAATACGAAGTTGCTTTCATGATTTTGAGGTTCCTACACCGGGAACTGTTTATGAAGATGCAGCGACAGATCATTTATACGAGTTGTTTAGCAAAGAAAACTCAGCATTGTTTGTCGCAGAATTAGACGGCAAATTATGCGGTTGTTGCGGGATTTTTCCTACGGTAGGTTTACCGGAAAAATGTGGTGAACTCGTTAAGTTTTATATCCATCAAGATTTTCGTGGAAAAGGGTTGGGCAAAAAATTAATGGAAAAAAGTATTGAGTTTGCAAAAAAATCGGGTTATCAATCCATTTATATTGAAAGTTTACCCGAATTTTCTACCGCAGTTTCCATCTACGAAAAGCAGGGTTTTACTTACTTAGAAAAACCATTGGGCAATTCGGGACATAGCGGCTGCAACCTTTGGATGATCAAGCATTTTTAA
- the hisS gene encoding histidine--tRNA ligase codes for MKPSLAKGTRDFSAEEVYRRKFIINVLQKNFELFGFQPLETPSFENLSTLTGKYGEEGDRLIFKILNSGDYASKTKDEDWSAKNSQKLISQISEKALRYDLTVPFARYVAMNHGQMTFPFKRYQIQPVWRADRPQKGRFREFYQCDADVVGSVSLWQEIELVQLYLKSFAELKVNVVLHLNNRKILSGLAEFAGISDQLIDFTVALDKLDKIGKEGVVKELLEKNISQDSIDKLDFLFNQSEKALENLAQLKEKFQGNEIGTAGVEELEFVLTKSFELGISEESLKFDITLARGLDYYTGAIFEVKATDVAMGSIGGGGRYDNLTEVFGVKNIPGIGISFGLDRIYLVMEELGLFPEDSVNVVQYLFANYGENESLAAMKVIGQLRTKGISAELYPESAKLKKQFTYAEKKGIPNLVFYGEQEISDGKITIKNLKTGEQIIQMVEEFLD; via the coding sequence ATGAAGCCCAGTTTAGCCAAAGGAACCAGAGATTTTTCCGCCGAAGAAGTTTACCGGAGAAAGTTTATTATCAATGTTTTACAAAAGAATTTTGAACTGTTTGGTTTTCAGCCTTTAGAAACACCGAGTTTCGAAAACCTTTCCACTCTAACCGGAAAATACGGCGAAGAAGGCGACCGTTTGATTTTCAAAATTCTGAATTCCGGTGACTATGCGTCGAAAACAAAAGATGAAGACTGGTCAGCTAAAAATTCTCAAAAATTAATTTCGCAAATTTCCGAAAAAGCATTGCGTTATGATTTAACGGTGCCCTTCGCCAGATATGTTGCCATGAATCATGGACAAATGACTTTTCCTTTTAAGCGGTACCAGATTCAACCGGTTTGGCGCGCAGACCGTCCGCAGAAAGGGCGCTTCCGCGAATTTTACCAGTGTGATGCTGATGTGGTGGGAAGCGTGAGTTTATGGCAGGAAATAGAGTTGGTTCAACTGTATTTAAAGTCATTTGCTGAACTTAAAGTGAATGTTGTTCTTCATTTGAACAACCGAAAAATTCTTTCTGGTCTGGCAGAATTTGCCGGGATTTCAGATCAGTTGATCGACTTTACGGTGGCGCTCGACAAACTCGATAAAATTGGAAAAGAGGGAGTTGTTAAAGAGCTTTTAGAAAAAAACATCAGTCAGGACTCTATCGATAAACTTGATTTTCTTTTTAATCAAAGTGAAAAAGCACTGGAGAATTTAGCACAGTTAAAAGAGAAATTTCAAGGAAATGAAATCGGAACGGCTGGAGTAGAAGAGTTAGAATTTGTATTGACGAAATCTTTTGAATTGGGGATTTCTGAAGAAAGTCTAAAATTTGATATTACTTTAGCACGTGGACTCGATTATTATACCGGCGCAATTTTCGAAGTAAAAGCGACTGATGTTGCGATGGGATCCATCGGCGGGGGCGGCAGATATGATAATTTAACCGAAGTTTTCGGTGTGAAAAACATTCCCGGAATTGGGATTTCTTTCGGTCTCGACCGAATTTATCTGGTCATGGAAGAACTTGGTTTATTTCCCGAGGATTCTGTAAACGTGGTACAATATCTTTTTGCCAACTACGGCGAAAACGAATCTTTAGCAGCCATGAAAGTAATTGGTCAACTTCGGACAAAAGGGATTTCTGCAGAATTATATCCGGAATCTGCAAAACTGAAAAAACAATTTACTTACGCTGAAAAAAAGGGAATTCCCAACTTGGTTTTCTACGGAGAACAGGAAATTTCAGACGGCAAAATAACCATTAAGAATTTGAAAACGGGTGAACAGATTATTCAGATGGTAGAAGAATTTTTAGATTAA
- a CDS encoding EamA family transporter produces the protein MWWIYALLSALFAAATAIFAKVGVENVNSNLATAIRTVVVLIMIWMIVFFRNEYKALGELSSRNWIFLIISGFATGFSWIFYFKALQMGEVSKVAGIDKLSLALTIIFAIIFLGETLTWKTAVGASLIIAGTLFLIWK, from the coding sequence ATGTGGTGGATCTACGCCTTACTTTCTGCCTTATTTGCAGCAGCGACAGCGATTTTTGCTAAAGTCGGTGTAGAAAATGTAAACTCTAATCTGGCGACTGCTATTCGGACAGTCGTTGTTTTAATCATGATTTGGATGATCGTTTTCTTCCGAAATGAATATAAAGCGCTCGGAGAACTTTCGTCACGAAACTGGATTTTCCTCATCATATCGGGATTTGCAACCGGTTTTTCCTGGATTTTTTATTTTAAAGCTTTGCAAATGGGCGAAGTCTCAAAAGTAGCCGGAATTGATAAACTCAGTTTGGCGTTGACTATAATTTTTGCCATCATATTTTTAGGCGAAACATTAACGTGGAAAACAGCAGTCGGCGCTTCTTTAATTATCGCTGGAACTTTATTTTTAATCTGGAAATAA
- a CDS encoding class I SAM-dependent methyltransferase, whose product MENYLDINRKLWNAKVDSHLKSDFYFVDEFVKGRTSLNSIELELLGEIKDKNILHLQCHFGQDSISLSRLGAKVTGIDLSDKSIDAAKKLAEQCATDTQFLVSDVYDLPNVLHQKFDIVYATYGTIGWLPDLQKWAEVISNFLKPGGKLIFVEFHPVVWMYDDDFTFVKHSYFNNEQIIETNQGTYADPAAELMNEEVSWNHSLSEVLTSLSGEDLILQSFQEYNWSPYPCFRHIEEVEKGKYQIPQFGNRIPLVYSLVAEKK is encoded by the coding sequence ATGGAAAATTATCTCGATATCAATCGTAAATTATGGAATGCAAAAGTAGATTCGCATTTAAAATCTGATTTCTATTTCGTAGATGAGTTTGTAAAAGGACGAACTTCTTTAAACTCCATTGAACTGGAGCTTTTAGGCGAGATCAAAGACAAAAACATTCTTCATCTGCAATGTCATTTCGGACAGGATTCTATTTCACTTTCCCGTTTAGGAGCAAAAGTTACGGGAATCGATCTGTCGGATAAATCTATTGACGCAGCAAAAAAATTGGCGGAGCAATGCGCAACAGATACGCAGTTTTTAGTTTCAGATGTATATGATTTGCCAAATGTTTTACATCAAAAATTTGATATTGTTTATGCGACTTATGGCACAATTGGTTGGCTTCCCGATTTGCAAAAATGGGCCGAAGTGATTTCTAATTTTCTAAAACCTGGGGGTAAATTGATCTTCGTAGAATTTCATCCCGTGGTTTGGATGTATGATGACGACTTCACTTTTGTCAAACACAGTTATTTTAATAATGAACAGATTATTGAAACCAATCAGGGAACATATGCCGATCCAGCTGCCGAGTTGATGAACGAAGAAGTGAGTTGGAATCATTCCCTTTCAGAAGTTTTAACCAGTTTATCAGGTGAGGATCTCATTCTGCAAAGCTTTCAGGAATACAATTGGTCTCCATATCCGTGTTTCCGTCATATTGAGGAAGTAGAAAAAGGAAAATATCAAATCCCACAATTTGGAAATAGAATTCCTCTCGTATATTCACTTGTTGCCGAAAAAAAATAA